The following are encoded in a window of Haloprofundus salilacus genomic DNA:
- a CDS encoding ABC transporter substrate-binding protein, with translation MPDSTNWRRDLSTRRSFLKMGAVGGAAMLAGCAGDDNPPEPGGGNGTGTGGNGQQSGTQFRVFDPLTSGATPDQRHFNPWNPSQTGCWHPGAAIFDRLAVYSPTKNESYPLIAEEWQMAEDNVLEATLSDQWTWHNGDQFVAQDWVMQQQMEIELARAANPDSDRPHAVMKSVEAVDDQHIRVTLHDPLAEVFAVQNTIAMYHGNLGRGIFTKHDDPKWSEWLDGLKNKSGEEKTAVVEELTSAKYPKLTDEPIGHGPFQIAEVGDDVVIMEKYEDHPNADNINFDRFSLHLFSQNLPTQPYATGQVDAAHKGFPVQDDLKSRLPEGHTLFREGRSENKLFAFNCGHETEGYDSPVNNRNVRKAVAHVFDRQQVKGLLQGVNRMFEWAPCRVPGKVLEAGDHEATEWVKDFTLYGQNDTERATELLEREGYSQESNGNWMTPNGERFELNIMNGADRQDISVLKRNLNEFGISVNQEQVDDATFDERRMNGDYDIMPDGSSANGVTALWSIDLVADWVQSITHFNPEAEIPMPVGDPEGSSGTKTINVRDHISQWQVTGDSQYHKELMWWWNQTLPEAEMMYQPDAGAYDGGNWELDVRAGIRNGVDDALYIAPKMSDGTLRYIGDN, from the coding sequence ATGCCAGATTCTACCAACTGGCGGAGAGACCTGAGTACAAGACGGAGTTTCCTCAAGATGGGCGCCGTCGGCGGTGCCGCGATGCTCGCTGGCTGTGCCGGCGACGACAACCCTCCCGAGCCGGGTGGTGGTAACGGTACCGGCACCGGCGGTAACGGCCAACAATCGGGGACCCAGTTCCGAGTGTTCGATCCGTTGACCAGCGGAGCCACACCTGACCAGCGCCACTTCAACCCGTGGAATCCATCCCAAACTGGCTGTTGGCATCCGGGCGCGGCCATCTTCGACCGCCTCGCGGTGTACAGTCCGACGAAGAACGAGTCGTACCCGCTCATCGCCGAAGAGTGGCAAATGGCGGAAGACAACGTCCTGGAGGCCACGCTTAGCGACCAGTGGACCTGGCACAACGGCGACCAATTCGTCGCGCAGGACTGGGTGATGCAACAACAGATGGAAATCGAACTGGCCCGTGCGGCTAACCCGGATTCGGACCGACCCCATGCCGTGATGAAGTCGGTCGAAGCGGTCGACGACCAGCACATCCGAGTCACGCTGCACGACCCCCTCGCCGAGGTGTTCGCCGTCCAGAACACCATCGCGATGTACCACGGCAACCTCGGCCGGGGCATCTTCACCAAACACGACGACCCGAAATGGAGCGAGTGGCTCGACGGCCTCAAAAACAAATCCGGCGAGGAGAAGACGGCCGTCGTCGAGGAACTCACGTCGGCGAAGTATCCGAAGCTCACCGACGAACCTATCGGACACGGCCCGTTCCAGATTGCGGAGGTCGGCGACGACGTCGTCATCATGGAGAAGTACGAGGACCACCCGAACGCAGACAACATCAATTTCGACAGGTTCTCGCTGCACCTCTTTTCGCAGAACCTCCCCACGCAGCCGTACGCGACGGGGCAGGTCGACGCCGCCCACAAAGGGTTCCCGGTCCAAGACGACCTCAAGAGTCGGCTACCGGAGGGCCACACGCTCTTCCGCGAGGGGCGTTCGGAGAACAAACTCTTCGCGTTCAACTGCGGCCACGAGACCGAGGGGTACGACTCGCCGGTGAACAACCGAAACGTCCGCAAGGCGGTCGCACACGTCTTCGACCGTCAACAAGTCAAGGGTCTGCTTCAGGGCGTCAACCGGATGTTCGAGTGGGCACCATGTCGTGTCCCCGGCAAGGTGCTGGAGGCCGGCGACCACGAGGCCACCGAGTGGGTCAAGGACTTCACCCTCTACGGACAGAACGACACCGAGCGCGCTACGGAGCTCCTCGAGCGAGAAGGCTACTCACAAGAGAGCAACGGCAACTGGATGACGCCCAACGGCGAGCGCTTCGAGCTCAACATCATGAACGGCGCGGACCGCCAAGACATCTCGGTGCTCAAGCGGAACCTCAACGAGTTCGGTATCAGCGTCAATCAAGAGCAGGTCGACGACGCGACGTTCGACGAGCGGCGAATGAACGGCGATTACGACATCATGCCGGATGGGTCGTCTGCCAACGGCGTAACCGCCCTCTGGTCGATTGACCTCGTCGCCGACTGGGTCCAGTCCATTACGCACTTCAACCCTGAGGCAGAGATTCCGATGCCCGTCGGCGACCCCGAGGGCTCCAGCGGGACGAAGACCATCAACGTCCGCGACCACATCAGCCAGTGGCAGGTCACCGGCGACTCCCAATACCACAAGGAGCTGATGTGGTGGTGGAACCAGACGCTGCCCGAGGCCGAGATGATGTACCAACCCGACGCGGGGGCCTACGACGGCGGCAACTGGGAACTGGACGTTAGAGCCGGCATCCGCAACGGTGTCGACGACGCGCTCTACATCGCGCCGAAGATGTCCGACGGCACGCTGCGCTACATAGGTGATAACTGA
- a CDS encoding Gfo/Idh/MocA family protein: protein MFREPESDGRLRVGLVGLGSLGIRLGREFDSLFETDLVAIADVDEAGLTAAGREFDIPQSSQYREYETMLDEQSLDAVAIATPNGLHYDQATAALNRDLHVLCEKPLATTVEDAHALLERAEASEKVVMLGYQRHLNPAFIAGRERWALGNLDPTFITGEITHDWREYYEEMTDWRMDPELSGGGHLLNVGTHIIDAILWTTGLTPTHVTATVEFHDEDQLFDKQSSIIVEFENGAVANIADTGVVPRTREHIHIWDDEGAVYFEGREWDERTSYTIDTDGTEHVPYPKGRGSKAGAFVESIVNETEPPSTARDAFWATVVTMAAYESGRRNERLELVEHYPFLANVSR from the coding sequence ATGTTTAGAGAACCGGAATCTGACGGTCGACTCCGTGTCGGCCTCGTCGGCCTCGGTAGCTTAGGTATCCGTCTCGGGCGGGAGTTCGACTCGCTCTTCGAGACGGACCTCGTCGCCATTGCAGACGTAGACGAGGCGGGACTGACCGCGGCCGGTCGTGAGTTCGACATCCCGCAATCGTCACAGTACCGTGAATACGAGACGATGTTGGACGAACAGTCACTCGACGCGGTTGCTATCGCGACGCCGAACGGGTTGCACTACGACCAAGCGACCGCGGCGCTCAATCGCGACCTACACGTCCTCTGTGAGAAACCGCTGGCGACGACCGTCGAGGACGCCCACGCGTTGCTAGAGCGCGCCGAAGCTAGCGAGAAGGTCGTGATGCTGGGCTATCAGCGCCACCTCAATCCAGCGTTCATCGCTGGGCGAGAACGCTGGGCGCTCGGCAATCTCGACCCCACGTTCATCACCGGAGAGATCACGCACGATTGGCGCGAGTACTACGAGGAAATGACTGACTGGCGGATGGACCCGGAACTAAGCGGAGGCGGCCATCTGTTGAACGTCGGGACGCACATCATCGACGCCATCCTCTGGACGACGGGACTAACCCCTACGCACGTAACTGCAACAGTGGAGTTTCACGACGAAGACCAACTGTTCGACAAGCAGTCGTCGATTATCGTCGAGTTCGAAAACGGAGCGGTCGCCAACATCGCCGACACGGGCGTTGTTCCGCGTACACGGGAGCACATTCATATCTGGGACGACGAGGGCGCAGTCTACTTCGAGGGTCGTGAGTGGGACGAGCGGACGTCCTACACTATTGACACCGACGGGACCGAACACGTCCCCTACCCGAAAGGCAGAGGGAGCAAAGCCGGTGCGTTCGTCGAGTCCATCGTGAACGAGACGGAACCGCCGTCGACAGCGCGCGATGCGTTTTGGGCGACTGTCGTCACGATGGCCGCGTACGAATCGGGTCGGCGTAACGAGCGACTCGAACTCGTTGAACACTACCCGTTCCTCGCCAACGTCTCGCGCTGA
- a CDS encoding glycoside hydrolase family 28 protein, with amino-acid sequence MTTSGTAQYNVRELGAVGDGDELDTEAIQGALDDCAATGGTVHIPPGEYRTEPLQVSSDTTLHLEAGATLQFERDYDAFPMVESRWEGWDQVGFHPCLWIADAENVAVTGRGTIDGQGDYWWNFYDMPESEYPEGLCERLDEFDERNGKSDDVSSFTLRPPLFQVLESENVTVSGVTLRNSPFWNTHVVYSRNVTLHDVNVENPADAPNGDGIDIDSSQFVRISDTYINAGDDAICIKSGKNEEGREVGRPAAQITVTNCTVEAGHGGVVIGSEMSGDVRDVVVSNCTFTDTDRGVRIKTQRDRGGVVEDLRFDNIAMRRVACPFVINGYYFTDIDSDPLPVDEGTPMVKNVHFHNITAREVSYAGFLAGLPEQPFEGISFSNVRIDATRPLDATDHRPAMADNYEASHTFFAKSLADVTFTNVEIRSPESPALALEEVERLSIDGLQLSGEAPSPAVAVTDVETVQIRGCRVSSPEQTFLRASGAGTEQVSLSGNHGRLAEHVDIDSSCDATFETS; translated from the coding sequence ATGACAACGTCAGGCACGGCCCAGTACAACGTTCGTGAACTCGGTGCTGTCGGAGACGGCGACGAGCTCGACACCGAGGCGATCCAAGGTGCACTCGACGACTGCGCGGCGACCGGCGGTACCGTTCACATTCCGCCCGGAGAGTACCGGACAGAACCGCTGCAGGTCAGCAGCGACACGACGCTGCATCTCGAAGCCGGAGCGACACTCCAGTTCGAGAGAGATTACGACGCCTTCCCGATGGTTGAAAGTCGGTGGGAGGGGTGGGACCAGGTCGGCTTCCACCCGTGTCTCTGGATCGCCGACGCGGAGAACGTCGCTGTCACGGGCCGCGGAACGATCGACGGACAGGGCGATTACTGGTGGAACTTCTACGACATGCCGGAGTCGGAGTATCCCGAGGGACTTTGCGAGCGGCTCGACGAGTTCGACGAGCGAAACGGGAAGAGCGACGACGTGAGCAGTTTCACACTCCGGCCACCGCTGTTTCAAGTGTTGGAGTCAGAGAACGTCACTGTCTCCGGTGTCACCCTCCGAAACTCCCCGTTTTGGAACACCCACGTCGTCTACTCCAGGAACGTGACGCTACACGATGTGAACGTCGAGAACCCGGCCGACGCACCGAACGGCGACGGTATCGACATCGACTCGTCGCAGTTCGTCCGAATCAGCGACACGTACATCAACGCCGGCGACGACGCCATCTGCATCAAATCCGGAAAGAACGAGGAGGGCCGTGAGGTCGGCAGACCGGCAGCACAGATCACCGTTACCAACTGTACGGTCGAGGCGGGTCACGGCGGGGTCGTCATCGGAAGCGAGATGTCCGGAGACGTGCGGGATGTCGTCGTCAGTAATTGCACCTTCACGGACACCGACCGCGGCGTCCGTATCAAGACCCAGCGTGACCGCGGTGGTGTCGTCGAGGACCTGCGCTTCGACAACATCGCCATGCGACGTGTTGCCTGTCCGTTCGTCATCAACGGTTACTACTTCACCGACATCGACAGCGACCCGCTTCCGGTCGACGAGGGGACGCCGATGGTCAAAAACGTCCACTTTCACAACATCACGGCCCGGGAGGTGTCCTACGCAGGGTTCCTTGCTGGACTCCCTGAGCAACCCTTCGAGGGAATTTCGTTCTCCAACGTTCGTATCGACGCGACCCGGCCGCTCGACGCCACCGACCACAGACCGGCGATGGCCGACAACTACGAGGCCTCGCACACGTTCTTCGCAAAGTCACTCGCCGACGTGACGTTCACGAATGTAGAGATTCGCTCGCCGGAGAGCCCCGCGTTGGCACTCGAAGAGGTAGAACGGCTCTCGATAGACGGACTCCAGTTATCCGGAGAGGCACCGTCGCCAGCAGTGGCTGTGACTGATGTCGAAACGGTTCAGATACGCGGCTGCCGTGTCTCGTCCCCGGAACAGACGTTTCTGCGAGCGAGCGGTGCAGGAACCGAACAGGTCTCGCTCAGTGGAAATCATGGCCGTCTCGCGGAGCACGTCGATATCGACTCGTCGTGCGATGCTACCTTCGAAACATCGTAG
- a CDS encoding pectate lyase — protein sequence MTPNRRSFMRAVGAGSIGAALLPLTSGTAVAATIITIRGAGADIWSSEDAFHYYYEARSGDFDVVVRNTALERTEANAKTGIMVRETLEPDAKNVMLRRTPSGEASLQWRPAAGIDTLSTTSGGEDESEVSGGSLEADWLRLTRSGDVIEAYGSTDGSDWTRIAQLTADNLELSSDTYVGLPVTSHVEGTLCTAELRDLSGLSPDTNRDIGDVQVAGSVSVEEGVPFVSTEPPTDVEATSATVNGDLTDMGGAESAECYFEYRKVPTESWQTASSTTLSSTGTYSAELDDLTRRRYYEVRAVAEMSDGDSTTGSAVTFGTPSRANGQSGENGPESVSQFDLGDGFADPAPWLDDDTPVIKITEPTTRQFETALNVDGPRVVVFETSGVIDLQEQQLTVTNDELYIAGQTAPSPGITLVRGSIWLDSSDNVIQHIRVRPGDAGNDSGWEPDCIFTEDGTENNVIDHCTATWGVDENISVGYDTSDTTVSNCLIAEALQDSSHSKGPHGYGSLIGNNAKNVTLAGNVWAHTLDRNPRLKEGTRTVVVNNVVHHYKDGVWMDPDTQASIEGNVFEWPISEQPNVFGDGGVYVDDNVLNWEADVPMVGDRITELDSRPLWPDGLETLAADDVREHNFRNVGARPADRTAHDERIIEAVRSGNGSYIDSQEEVGGYPDLSENTHTLDVPQSGTHAWLRQWSREVEEDE from the coding sequence ATGACGCCGAACAGAAGATCGTTCATGCGAGCAGTCGGTGCAGGAAGTATCGGAGCCGCGTTGTTGCCACTTACGAGCGGGACGGCTGTGGCGGCGACCATCATCACCATCCGAGGGGCGGGCGCAGACATCTGGAGTTCCGAGGACGCGTTCCACTACTACTACGAGGCGAGAAGCGGCGACTTCGACGTCGTTGTGCGGAACACGGCGCTCGAACGGACCGAGGCCAACGCGAAGACTGGCATCATGGTTCGAGAGACGCTCGAACCCGACGCGAAGAACGTCATGCTCCGTCGGACACCCAGCGGCGAAGCGTCGCTCCAGTGGCGACCGGCGGCCGGCATAGACACGCTGAGTACCACCTCCGGCGGCGAAGACGAGAGCGAAGTGAGCGGAGGGAGTCTTGAAGCCGACTGGCTCCGACTCACTCGTTCCGGAGACGTGATCGAAGCCTACGGCTCTACCGACGGAAGCGACTGGACCCGTATCGCTCAACTCACCGCCGACAATCTCGAACTCAGTTCGGACACGTACGTCGGACTTCCGGTCACGAGCCACGTCGAGGGGACACTTTGTACCGCGGAACTCCGCGATCTCTCGGGTCTCTCGCCCGACACCAACCGGGACATCGGAGACGTACAGGTCGCAGGGAGCGTCTCTGTCGAGGAGGGCGTGCCGTTCGTCTCGACGGAGCCACCGACGGACGTGGAGGCGACGTCAGCGACGGTCAACGGCGACCTTACCGACATGGGTGGCGCGGAGTCGGCCGAGTGTTACTTCGAGTACCGAAAGGTACCGACCGAGTCGTGGCAGACGGCGAGTTCCACGACGCTCTCGTCGACCGGGACGTACAGCGCGGAGCTCGACGACCTTACGAGGCGTCGCTACTACGAGGTGCGCGCGGTCGCGGAGATGAGCGACGGCGATTCGACGACCGGATCGGCGGTTACGTTCGGAACGCCGAGTCGCGCGAACGGTCAAAGCGGTGAGAACGGACCGGAGAGCGTCTCGCAGTTCGACCTCGGCGACGGGTTCGCCGACCCCGCGCCGTGGCTCGACGACGACACACCGGTGATCAAGATCACCGAGCCGACGACCCGACAGTTTGAGACCGCGCTCAACGTCGACGGTCCGCGTGTTGTGGTGTTCGAGACGAGCGGCGTCATCGACCTTCAGGAACAGCAGCTCACGGTAACCAACGACGAGCTCTACATCGCCGGTCAGACAGCTCCTTCACCCGGTATCACGCTCGTCCGCGGGAGCATTTGGTTGGACTCGAGCGACAACGTCATCCAACACATTCGGGTGCGACCGGGCGACGCCGGGAACGACAGCGGATGGGAACCAGACTGTATCTTCACGGAGGACGGAACCGAGAACAACGTCATCGACCACTGCACGGCGACGTGGGGTGTCGACGAGAACATCTCGGTTGGATACGACACCAGCGATACGACGGTGTCGAACTGTCTCATCGCAGAGGCGCTTCAGGACTCCTCGCACTCGAAGGGACCCCACGGCTACGGTTCGTTAATCGGGAACAACGCGAAGAACGTCACGCTCGCAGGAAACGTCTGGGCACACACCCTCGACCGCAACCCGCGGCTGAAGGAAGGTACGCGGACCGTCGTCGTCAACAACGTAGTCCACCACTACAAGGACGGCGTCTGGATGGACCCCGACACGCAGGCCAGCATCGAGGGCAACGTCTTCGAGTGGCCCATCAGCGAACAGCCGAACGTCTTCGGCGACGGCGGGGTGTACGTCGACGACAACGTCCTGAACTGGGAGGCGGACGTTCCGATGGTCGGCGACAGAATCACCGAACTCGATTCGCGACCGTTGTGGCCCGACGGATTGGAGACGCTCGCGGCCGACGACGTTCGGGAACACAACTTCCGGAACGTCGGTGCGCGACCCGCCGACCGAACAGCGCACGACGAGCGAATCATCGAAGCGGTCCGAAGCGGAAACGGGTCGTACATCGACAGCCAAGAGGAGGTCGGCGGCTACCCGGACCTCTCCGAAAACACGCATACACTGGACGTGCCCCAGAGCGGCACGCATGCGTGGCTGCGGCAGTGGTCTAGAGAAGTCGAAGAAGACGAGTAG
- a CDS encoding NADP-dependent malic enzyme, translated as MSLEEDARTYHRDAPPGKIEISTTKSTSTQRDLSLAYSPGVAAPCLDIADDAERAYEYTAKGNLVGVVSNGSAVLGLGDIGGQASKPVMEGKGVLFKRFADIDVFDIELDVDDPEEFVRTVSAMGPTFGGINLEDISAPECFEIENRLREEMSIPVFHDDQHGTAIISGAALLNALDIVDKDLESVRVAFAGAGAAATATARFYRSLGVRPENIVMCDIDGILTTERESKGELDEHHHEFVRDVPEGGLADAIAGADVLVGLSAGGIVSQEMVRSMADNPIIFAMANPDPEIGYEEAKAARDDTVIMATGRSDYPNQVNNVLGFPFIFRGALDVRATEINEEMKVAAAEALGELAREDVPDAVVKAYGDQSLQFGPEYLIPKPLDTRVLFEVSSAVAKAAMESGVAREAVELDSYREYLEGRVGKSLEMMRVVLNKAQNEPKRVVLAEGDDEKTIRAAVRMESEGIAKPLLVGDRERIESVVIERGLDYEPRIVDPSADVLEAYADRLYRRRRRKGITRREAAALVRTDPNYLASVMVDAGDADAMLTGLTHDYGSALRPPLQVIGTDDDADYVAGVYLLAFPDRVVFCADVTVNQDPNADVLAEIALHTADLARRFNVEPRVAFLSYSNFGSVDNDGTRKPRAAARTLRDEHAVDFPVDGEMQADTAVVEDILDGTYGFSELDEPANVLIFPNLEAGNIGYKLLQRLGGAEAIGPMLVGMDKPVHVLQRGDEVKDIVNLAGVAVVDAQEQ; from the coding sequence ATGTCTTTGGAAGAAGACGCTCGAACGTACCACCGGGACGCACCACCGGGCAAAATCGAGATATCGACGACGAAATCGACGAGTACGCAACGGGACCTGAGTTTGGCGTACTCGCCGGGCGTCGCCGCACCGTGTCTGGACATCGCAGACGACGCCGAACGCGCCTACGAATACACGGCGAAAGGGAACCTCGTTGGCGTCGTCTCGAACGGAAGCGCAGTCCTCGGACTGGGCGATATCGGCGGGCAGGCCTCGAAGCCCGTAATGGAAGGCAAGGGAGTCCTCTTCAAGCGGTTCGCAGACATCGACGTCTTCGACATCGAACTCGACGTCGACGACCCCGAGGAGTTCGTCCGCACCGTCAGCGCGATGGGACCAACCTTCGGCGGTATCAACTTAGAGGACATCAGCGCGCCCGAGTGCTTCGAGATTGAGAACCGACTCCGTGAGGAGATGTCCATTCCCGTCTTCCACGACGACCAGCACGGAACCGCAATCATCTCCGGAGCGGCCCTCCTCAACGCGCTCGACATCGTCGACAAGGACCTTGAATCGGTGCGCGTCGCGTTCGCCGGAGCGGGAGCCGCCGCGACGGCGACCGCTCGTTTCTACCGTTCGCTCGGCGTTCGACCAGAGAACATCGTCATGTGCGACATCGACGGTATCCTCACGACAGAGCGCGAGTCGAAGGGGGAACTCGACGAACACCACCACGAGTTCGTGCGCGACGTACCCGAGGGAGGTCTCGCCGACGCGATTGCGGGCGCAGACGTATTGGTCGGTCTCTCGGCTGGCGGCATCGTCTCACAGGAGATGGTTCGGTCGATGGCTGACAATCCGATCATCTTCGCGATGGCGAATCCGGACCCCGAGATCGGCTACGAAGAAGCCAAAGCGGCTCGCGACGACACAGTCATCATGGCGACGGGGCGCTCGGACTACCCGAACCAGGTGAACAACGTACTCGGCTTTCCGTTCATCTTCCGCGGTGCGCTCGACGTACGCGCGACCGAAATCAACGAGGAGATGAAAGTCGCCGCCGCGGAGGCGCTCGGCGAACTTGCGCGTGAGGACGTGCCCGACGCCGTCGTGAAAGCGTACGGCGACCAATCACTGCAGTTTGGCCCCGAGTATCTCATCCCGAAGCCGCTGGATACTCGCGTCCTCTTCGAGGTGTCGTCGGCCGTCGCGAAGGCGGCGATGGAAAGCGGAGTCGCCCGAGAGGCGGTCGAGTTAGACAGCTACCGAGAGTATCTCGAAGGACGCGTCGGCAAGTCGTTGGAGATGATGCGCGTCGTCCTCAACAAGGCACAGAACGAACCTAAACGCGTTGTCCTCGCGGAGGGCGACGACGAGAAGACGATTCGCGCGGCCGTGCGAATGGAGTCAGAAGGTATCGCGAAACCGTTGCTTGTCGGTGACAGAGAGCGGATCGAATCGGTCGTCATCGAGCGAGGTCTAGACTACGAGCCCCGTATCGTCGACCCCTCCGCAGATGTCCTCGAAGCGTACGCCGACCGACTCTACCGACGTCGGCGTCGGAAAGGCATCACGCGTCGTGAGGCAGCGGCGCTCGTCCGGACTGACCCGAACTACCTCGCGAGCGTGATGGTCGACGCCGGGGATGCGGACGCGATGCTCACTGGGCTCACCCACGACTACGGGTCGGCGCTTCGGCCGCCGTTGCAAGTCATCGGGACCGACGACGACGCCGACTACGTAGCCGGAGTCTACCTGCTTGCGTTTCCGGACCGAGTGGTGTTCTGCGCCGACGTGACCGTAAACCAGGACCCGAACGCCGACGTGTTAGCCGAGATCGCACTCCATACTGCCGACCTCGCGCGTCGGTTCAACGTCGAACCGCGAGTCGCGTTCCTCTCCTATTCGAACTTCGGCAGCGTCGACAACGACGGAACGCGCAAGCCGCGAGCGGCCGCTCGCACGCTGAGAGACGAGCACGCGGTCGACTTCCCCGTCGACGGCGAGATGCAGGCCGACACCGCCGTCGTCGAAGATATCCTCGACGGAACCTACGGGTTCTCCGAGTTGGACGAGCCGGCGAACGTGCTCATCTTCCCAAATTTAGAGGCGGGCAATATCGGCTACAAACTGCTCCAGCGCCTCGGCGGCGCGGAGGCCATCGGCCCGATGCTTGTCGGCATGGACAAACCCGTCCACGTGCTCCAGCGCGGCGACGAGGTCAAAGATATCGTCAATCTCGCGGGCGTCGCCGTCGTCGACGCACAGGAGCAGTGA
- a CDS encoding DUF2080 family transposase-associated protein encodes MAEFTYQGKEAITKEVTKTGTGAHVFVPKEWLGEEVAIIRLDQD; translated from the coding sequence ATGGCTGAGTTCACGTATCAAGGCAAAGAAGCAATCACGAAGGAAGTCACCAAAACCGGGACCGGAGCGCACGTCTTCGTCCCGAAAGAATGGCTTGGCGAAGAAGTCGCAATCATCAGACTCGACCAAGACTAA
- a CDS encoding zinc ribbon domain-containing protein: MASTHLSLPIRLPFEERERHARLDTLTTRVANTLIERYWTPNHLTGIDDYQYQAWKYFDEGEAFADVDLYFPSRYKRCVMQKVGETLRSHADKLEAFKSTKSVLPDHKIRRIHTRQIKEQLWNAEDYIKSGYVDILIGQLNSYYDRHGRYPESYFEMQDCPSYSKGVLPYSADDGPTSGQAVKYEYDENTQTLTVKLKTPDTVEPESRGDWTWTEHDLEGYEAFHELLEHGSLSAPSFQPTTTNTGDDYYEISLPVEVEHHEKPDDVTTILAIDGGLRKDATAVVVNEEGEQLSVPYFIQNTERDKMKYLARERNQLNSKLAYLRREGRDHLDSFRQVQAEYERVNNKIRHKREQLVHDVANQVLALALVYDVGAIVHEDLRSLSPPRGEGQLSWELSSWARREIISKIEYRADIAGLHVRRVYPGNTSRSCPRCGSTGHTTKSPEHFHEVWWGGHFRCDNARCGFQADRDYVGAVNVARVFFSETTTLDHDFTSSYTGDFKIVPASRSAGTRLTFGDAPVAYIEQSNEQRMTAGGGSCLIAPAVTPTETKNNSSKPSASSPAMLGVTRFTRVTTNCYRKYERLSWSYRNDST, encoded by the coding sequence ATGGCGTCCACACACCTCTCCCTCCCGATTCGGCTACCATTCGAGGAGCGAGAGCGCCACGCCCGACTCGACACACTCACGACTCGCGTAGCAAATACGCTTATCGAGCGATACTGGACGCCCAACCACCTCACGGGGATTGACGATTACCAGTATCAAGCATGGAAATACTTTGACGAGGGCGAAGCGTTCGCAGACGTTGACTTGTACTTCCCAAGTCGGTACAAACGCTGTGTGATGCAGAAAGTCGGAGAAACGCTTCGCAGTCACGCAGACAAACTCGAAGCGTTCAAATCAACCAAATCGGTCCTCCCCGACCACAAGATTCGTCGTATCCACACCCGGCAAATCAAAGAACAACTCTGGAACGCTGAGGACTACATCAAATCCGGGTACGTTGACATCCTCATCGGGCAACTCAACTCGTACTACGACCGTCACGGACGGTATCCTGAGTCGTATTTCGAGATGCAGGACTGCCCATCATACTCGAAAGGCGTGCTTCCGTACTCCGCAGACGATGGCCCAACGAGCGGACAGGCTGTGAAATACGAGTACGACGAAAACACGCAGACACTCACGGTTAAACTCAAAACGCCTGATACAGTCGAACCGGAATCTCGTGGTGATTGGACGTGGACAGAACACGACTTGGAAGGCTATGAAGCCTTTCACGAATTACTCGAACACGGCAGTCTCTCCGCCCCATCGTTCCAACCCACAACCACAAACACGGGAGACGACTACTACGAAATCTCGCTCCCTGTAGAAGTCGAACACCACGAGAAACCAGACGACGTTACAACCATCTTAGCGATTGATGGTGGCCTCCGCAAAGACGCTACTGCCGTCGTCGTGAACGAGGAAGGAGAACAACTCTCTGTCCCGTATTTCATCCAGAACACGGAACGAGACAAGATGAAGTATCTTGCACGGGAACGCAACCAACTCAACTCGAAACTCGCGTATCTGCGTCGTGAAGGGCGTGACCACTTGGACTCATTCAGACAAGTGCAGGCGGAGTACGAGCGCGTGAACAACAAGATTCGACACAAGCGCGAGCAACTCGTTCACGATGTAGCCAACCAAGTTCTTGCGCTCGCTCTCGTGTACGACGTGGGTGCAATCGTCCACGAAGACCTGCGAAGCCTGTCACCGCCTCGTGGTGAGGGGCAACTCTCGTGGGAACTCTCGTCGTGGGCGCGTCGAGAGATTATCTCGAAAATCGAGTATCGAGCGGACATCGCCGGACTGCACGTGAGGCGAGTGTATCCGGGCAATACGTCTCGCTCCTGTCCTCGATGTGGCTCTACCGGGCATACCACGAAGTCTCCCGAACACTTCCACGAAGTGTGGTGGGGCGGGCACTTCCGCTGTGACAACGCCCGATGTGGCTTCCAAGCCGACCGTGACTACGTTGGTGCGGTGAACGTAGCTCGCGTGTTCTTCAGCGAGACGACAACGCTGGACCACGATTTCACGTCTTCCTACACGGGGGACTTTAAAATCGTGCCAGCTAGCCGTTCCGCTGGCACGCGTCTCACGTTCGGTGACGCCCCAGTAGCGTACATCGAACAGTCTAACGAGCAGAGGATGACTGCTGGTGGCGGGTCGTGCTTGATAGCGCCCGCTGTCACCCCGACAGAGACGAAAAACAACAGTAGCAAACCTTCCGCATCAAGCCCAGCGATGCTTGGCGTGACCCGTTTTACCCGGGTCACTACCAATTGCTACCGAAAATATGAACGGTTAAGTTGGTCGTATCGAAATGACTCCACATGA